From the Companilactobacillus ginsenosidimutans genome, the window CTTATTGGGCTTCAGATGAACTATTAAATCTGTATGGATCAACGGAAACTGTCGAGGATGTGGCCGACGTAAAGAAAGGCAGCTTTACGGGAGACAACTCCAGATTCCTTAGACTATGGCCCGAGGTCTCATTTTCGAAGGTTAAATTTAATTGTGAAGATGTAACTGAATCAATTAAATCACATAAAAAATGGTTTCCTTATAACAAAGGTGGTTCTTTCCGAAAATGGTATGGAAACCATGACTATTTAATTAATTGGTTTAATGATGCTGCTGAATTAAAAAATTTTCCCAAGTTTGGACTTAGAAATCCTCAATATATTTTTCAAGAAGGTCTCACTTGGTCATCACTTAGTTCAGGAAATCCTTCATTCCGATATTCAGAGAATGGATTTGTTTTTGATAGTAAAGGACCTATGATTTTTTCTAAAAACTTACCATACTTATTGAGCCTTCTTAATTCAGTTATTTCGACCTATATTTTAAATATTCTTTCACCAACTTTAGATTACAATCCAACTGCAATCAGAAAAATCCCCTACTTATTTAATCGACAATTTGAAAAAGTGATTTTCAAGTTAAGCACTGATAATATTCTTATTTCTAAAAATGATTACAATTCAAATGAGTGGTCGTGGGACTTTTTAAGACTTCCATTACTAATTCACATCGCTGACGAGAATCTATCATTACCCAATAAAATATTGGTTGAACTAACCAATTGTGCCAAAATTGTGGCAATTTATTCGCAATGGAGGGAAATATAATGGTTAGTTATCAAAAAAGAGGAAACGTTTGGCAATACGAAATATCGTATAAGGATGTTGATGGTAAATATAAAAAGTTAAGAAAGTCCGGATTTATCAAGAAATCTGAAGCTGTTATGGCAGCAAGCTTGCTTCAAAGCACTCACCCCAACCTTTATACTGTTCGATCAGGTGATGAAACCTTGGTGTCATATTTTGACAGATGGATTAATGTCTATAAAAAAGGTAAAGTATCTGAGATCACTTACAACAAGTACCAAAACACTTCACAGCATGCTTCTGAACTCTTTGGTAACCTCAAACTAAAGGAAATAACCAAGTTGATTTATCAGAAAAAGCTCAATGAATTCGGAAAAACACATGCTCGACGAACCGTTTCTTGTTTACACAAACAATTACGTGCATGTATTCTTGATGCAATTGATGAAAGAATAATTGTTAGTGACCCTACTAGAAAAGCCGTAATCGTAGGTATTGACCCTCCGAAGAAGCTTAAATCATTAAACTACAATCAATGGAAAAAATTAGTCAGTAATCTAAACACAAATCGTAGTGCGGAAATGATAATTTACATAGCCTGCGTCACTGGTATGCGTTATGGGGAGATTGTCGGCCTCACAGTAAATGACTTTAATTACTCCCGAAGTACCCTGCATATCAATAAGACCTGGGACTACAAATACAAAACTGGTTTTAAAAAAACAAAAACAAAATCATCTAACAGAGAAATTATTATTGATAAAAGTTCAGCAAACAAACTCAGACAATACATTAGAAAATCAAATTTAACCTCGGATGACTTATTATTCATGGATTCAAAAAAACATGTAATGGTAAGCGCAGAAATAAATAAAGTACTAACTGGTAAACTTAAGGACTTAAAAATACCAAGAATTACATTTCATGGACTCCGACATACACATGCATCAATTCTACTTTATAAGGGCGTTTCAACCCTTTCGGTATCCAGGAGACTCGGACACAGCAGCGTTTCAACAACTCAATCTACATATCTCCATATAATTAAAGAGCTTGAGTATCAGGACCAAGATAAAATCATTTCAATACTAAATATCGACAACGATTAATTGCCACATTTTTTGGCACAAAAGAGGACTTTCCTAATTGGAAAGTCCTCTTTTAGCTAACTTATTTTGGTTAAAATCTTTTCCCCACATTGTAATTTCTCGTAGTTAACTTTAACGCCATCATCCAAATCTAACTCAACTTTTTGATTCGCAATATGTTGAATTAAAGGATCATATTTTTTCAGTTCCTCTAATTGTAAACTCAGATGCTTAACTTGTTTTTCTAATTTCTTTTTTTCTTTTGCAACAGTTTCGGTATCACTTATTTTATTAATCTGATCTAGTCGAGATTCATATAATCCTTGAAGAGGATGCAAATAATTAGTTCTTATCATTGCCATTTCATTGTCGTCATAACGGTGTAAATACATAAGTGCATTAAATCCATTATTTTTACCACTAGTCAATTCCCAATAAATTGGTCTCTTTTGATATATCTTATTGTGATCCTTAAAGAAATCTTCAACAAAATATCTTCTAATAGAATCTTCATCAGAATCCGCCTTCTTACCAATGATTGATGCAATATAGTTTAAATTCTCATCAACAGTATACGCACCAAATGTGACTGACAAGAATTCTTTTAGACGGTTAATAATATCTCTTTGATCATTAAAGTAATTATCATCTGTTAATACGATTAGGTTATCTTCATTAGGCTTATAGGATTGATATTTGTCATCAGACCATTCACCACCGGCAAACGCTATTCCATCCTGATCCAATGAATATCTTCCGAAAGTTACCCCTATGAAATAGGACAAGAATGCCTTAATATCACGTACTTCATCAGCCAATCTAACTGAAACATCCTTATCATCAACCTCTGGAGTCAGTTCATCTTGAAGACCATATAAATCAATAAAAATCTTATTCAATTCTTCTTCATTAGATTTAAGTTGATCAAACCTTTCTTGAGCTTCTTGTTTCCAGATATTGAATGCATTTCTTAGTTTTCCATCAACTTGTGTTCGCTTCTCGTCAGCGATGAAACTTACTAATGGTGTTCCATAATAATTAAAGGAGTTCTCTTGTGAGTTCCAATCAAATTTGGAAATTTCAATTGTTCGTTTTGATATTTCTCTTACTTTATCATTTATAGAATCATTCAATTTGAGGATTGGAATTCTTGAGACATCTCCAGCGGTATAATTCATACTTTCATTCAACAATCCCAGGAAACGATCAGAAACTTTTGAATTTAAGATTGCCAGTTGTGTATAGAGATTGTATCTATCGTCATTAAATATTGACATGCTTGCATCGTTATTGATATATCCGTTTTCTGAGTACCTGAACGAAATTTTCCCACTAGTTATTTTTGTCCAAGTAATACTAGAATGAAGATAAAAATCTGAAGCTCTATGCCCATTATTTTGAGTTATCATTTGATAAGATTTTGAATCAAATTTTATAATATTCTCGTGATTTCCAAACCATTTACGAAATTTACCACCTTTATTTATGGGTAAGTATTCTCTGTTTTCTAATTCCCTTAAGCTCGAAATACCAAACGCAATATTTGATAATGCGACTTCGTACCAATAGCGCAAGAAGAAACTGTTATTCCCCGTTATCATTCCCTTTTTTACCGAAGATTCTTTCGACAGGGGCGTATTCTTTTTGAAAATCATAATATCAGAATCACTAGCCCAATAAGAAATTGGTATCCCCGGAATCTTTTCAAAGTTCGCTTGGTTAGTTCGATAAACGTAATTACAGTTTGGATCAGAAATTGCTTCTAATACCTTGTTCTTTTGTACTTCCATGCCGCCTTTGAAGTCGGATAGTTTAATATATGTACCTTTTTCTTCGTTTGGCACATTTTTTAATACGAACGTATTAATTGGAACAGTGGCTTCTTCGAATGCTGAATACTCCATTTGGATTAAACTTGATATTTCTTTGTTTTTTACAATGTAATTACGTAAGTTCTCATAGGTTTTAATGAACATCCAGACGAATGGTGTCATGTATGCTGAATAGCCACCAGGTTTAACTAGATTGCTATTTAGATAGATAAATATTGAGAACATGTCGCCAGAATAATCAGCGTAGTATTTTTTTACATACTTTTTTAGTTCTTTATCCATCTTGTTCATATACGGAGGATTTGTTGTTGCTACATCGTATTTTTGACTCATTGTTTTTGCAATATTAATAAGGTTCAGCAAATTTACTTTGGACTCTTGGATACCGAATACATCTAGTCCTTCAGACTTTACCTCCGAAACCTCTTTAGAGATCTTTTCAAAATCATAATTCTTTTCAATTTTTATGATGGATCCCAACTCTTTAGCATTGCTAAATAATTCAATTAACTCGCTAGTATCCAATTGAACGTCATCTGGCAGAGAATCTACCAGCTCATCTGAAATATTGTCAGAGTCCTCAAATTCATAAACATTTGGGGTGATAATCTCGTTTCTAAACAGTCTTCGGTTGAACTGCCTTGCTTTCATCATTAATGCAAAATAGGTTAATTGATATGCTCTCTTATCAATTTCCAAACCAAATAAATTCTTAGTAAGAATTAGTATCGCAGCATCACGTTCTGAATAACCTTGTTCTAAATATATTTTCATAAATACATCAAATGCATATACCAAAATGTGACTTGAACCCATAGCGTTATCGATTAGTTTGATGTCCTCAATATCGATATTATTCGTTTCTGATTTAATTTCAGAAGGTAGAAGATATTTGAGCTCAGACTTCAAGTTGCTATCAGGATTTCTTTCAAGCCAATATTTTCCAAGCGAGTTATCAACCATGTATCTTACAACCCAATCTGTTGTGAAAAGCTGAGTTGCTGCAGGGATATCAGCTTTCTTAACTGCGCCACCTAGAATATTTACCACACGGTCGTGAGGTTCATCATTATAGTACTGATACAACCACCCAATAATCTCAACCTGACCACCAACATCAACGTTAAAATCATCTTCACTAACATCGTCAATCAAACTCTTAATCACACCATCGTGATAGCTTGGAGTGAACAATAATTCGGCATAATCGTTAGTTTTCTCAAATAAATAAGGTAATATCTTGTTCAAAGCATTAGCCTGCTTGATAAATAACATTTGATACAAGTTATCCATATCAACTGGCATTTCTGTATCTTGTGCCTTAGAAATCAATGAACGCTCTTCATCACTAAATCTACCTAAATAATCTTCTAACTCAACTGGGTTAATCATAATATCGGGTTCATTACGATTAGATGAGCTTGAAAGAACTCTAGTACGGCTTGGCAAATAGTCATTCACTTCCATGAAACGAATAGCAATGATGCGGTTAAACCAGGTATACGCAATCTCTTCAACTAGGTCATTATATGCTGTCTTGAAATCATTTTTCTTACTGCGTTTGTTTAACTCATTAACTAGTTTTTGACGTTTACGAATATCTGACCCGGTGATCGGATTTTGATCATCAATGTAATATTCAATTTCATTTGTTGAGGTAGGTAACTTTTCAGAAATCCCATTCTCATCAATGCCTAGAATTGATGTCTTTAAATTGATATCTTCAATTAATGTATTTCTAGCTTTAATTGCAAAATTTTTAATTGCAGTTTTGTCCATTAGTGTTCCCTTCTTAAAAAAATGACCACCCTAATAGGTGGTCAATTAAGGTTTATTATTAAAGATCCAACTTGATTGAATCGTTATTTTTAATTTGTTCCATTAATTCTTTCTTGAGTTGAGCTAATTTTTCATCTACATCAGCCTCAGTCTTCAAATCCCAAGAACGACCAATAGCAAGTTGTTGTAAACTAACATGTTTAGGTACGTGAACCTCTACTACAGGAGTCGGTACTGGCTGATCTTCATGAATTTCTTCATTATCACCATTCCCAGGTTTTTTATCATCCTGTGATGGATTCGTATCTGAGGAGGTATTTGTTACTTGTTGCTTCTCCTTTTCTGCCTTTTTCTGAGCAACGGTTCTATCAATACTTTGTAGAATACGTTCTTTAGTAACATTGGCATGATTTGGAATAATACACAATTCATTCAATGTTTGGGCAGACTTGGCATTAGCAATAAATTGATCAAAAGTTTTATCAATCTCTTCTTTAAATTGATCGAGTAACGAATTGCTATTTGCATAATCCAAAGTATCAGTGCGTTCAACATCAATCTGTTTTTCTTCTTCTAGTAAGATTGAATCAAATTCTTTGTTGTATACATCATTAAATTCTTCAGACAATGCCTTCAGATCTTGAACTTTTCCAGTTGGTTTGTTGGAATCGATAATTTTGTTTATCTTATCAACAATTTGTGATAACTCATCACCAACAATAAATTCCTTTGAGCCCCGATAAATTTGAACTTTTTGTTGTGCGTCAGTCCAAATTTTCTTCATATTTCCATTCGCGTAAAACTCAGAAATTCCAAAGGATTCTAGGTCTTCATTCCAGTCTAAGAAATCATCCCTATTCTTGCTTACAAAATCATAAAATTCATCGGTATCTTTTCTAGCAAGCAAAGATTTAATCAAAGTTTCACCTTGACCTAATAAATCTAAGCCGGGATAACTATAACCACTATCTAGGGCTGAATTTTCGTGCATGTATCCTTGAACAAGATCCAACCTATTCTTCAGAGTTTGTTTAAACTCGCGAACAATAACGTCATCTTCATCAGAACTAAATGATTTCTTAGTAAATGCCTCTTTAGCAACTTCCTTCAAATCATTTTTCTTAGTTTGAGAGATTTCACTTCTTGGCTCTAATTGAACTTTTGTAATGTTTTGCTTCTTCAAGAAATAATTGGCAGTTTGATTGGCTGAATTAGCATCATTAATGTTGATTGGCTCACCATTCACATAAACTTTTAATTTTGCATCCGCAAATAATTTAGCAACTAGCCAAATTGTATCAATTTCACGATAGCCGTAAGGAATACCAGCAAACCGATCAATTATTGTCTTGTACGAAACCTTATTATGTCCATTGTAATCAAAGTTGATTTTCTCTTGTACTGACTTCAACGCTTGAATATTTTCTGAAGTTTTAACGTTCATTCCACCATCTTGTTTAAACAGAGAAACAACATCCTTGTCAGACTTAATTGCATCAATATAATTCAACTTACGATAAATTTCGTCAATTAACTTATTTTCTGCATCTTCAAGTCGTTTGGAAAACCCACCTTTAGTCTCAACTTTATTTCCATTTACATAGATATCAGCATCTTCAAGTGAGTTTATTAGTTCATCATTAGCATTTTGTTGCAGTGTCCTTAACTCGACACGTTTCAAATCAATAATTCTTTGTGAACGTTCATCTGATGATAACTGAGATGGATCCATCAAGAAGCTTCTGATTTTTAAATACTGTTTATAGTTCTCAGCATATTCACCATCAGCAGGCATATCGATGATAATTTGTGGATCGTCTGGAGACTGGGAAAGTCTTCTCAGTTCAATCTCATCCCTGTTTGACTCACTATCAAGCGTATTGACCTTGATACTCATCTCATGATTAGGATTTCCAATCGGATAATCGTCAACGTACTGATTGAAGTTGAATGTATATTGGCCACCCAATTTAGGATAAGTGTATTTCTTATTGATATTGGAGTTAGCAAATACAAATTCACCAATTGCCTTTGAAACATCGCTTGAATCAATATTTTGCTTGGAGATTTGTTTACTAATATCCTGTTCAGCATCTGTTAAGAATTCATAACCATGCGTAGTTTTCTCAACTAGTTCTTGGCTCATAAGAATTCTGAGTGCTTCTTTTACTTTGTTTTCCAATTCAATTCTATCGGTATCAATTGAATCAATCATCAAAGTAACAACATTATTCAAAGTAGCATCGAAGTTGGATACATATTTGACCATAAACAGCGTTTTCAAAACTTGAACTGGGAAAGGATTTGATTCTTTAGTCGGATTAATATAGTCGTTATCTCCAGCTCTGGTAATAACAATCTTATGTGTATGATCCAAGAATTGATCTAACCCATTAAAGAAAATACTGAATGGCACTAAGGTTCTCGTATCACGTTCTTCAAGTTGCTGAGCGGATTCTTGGAATACCGCCAACATTGAACGTTCACCATTGGCTAAATGTTTACCATCTGATCCGTTCTCTCTAATTGCCGTTAAGGTATCTTGTAACAATTCGAATTGATAAGGGACAAATGGATATACATCCGCATATGATTTATCATCGCTAAACTTCTTACGTTCAACTTCTCCATCAAAACTAATTAAGTTATTGATAGTGTGTTGATCATTGTCGAAATCATTTTTTAAAAGTTGTTCACTTTCAGGTGTTTTCTCCAATAAACGCTTACGAATAACTTCATCAACATTAGCCGATGACATGGCAATTCTGGTTTTGAATCTACCTTGAATCTTAGAAAAATCTTGACCATTAATATTATCAGTCACTTGATCGATTGCTTGTTGACTTGTCACAATAACCCAGGCACGACCATGAGTGTATGTACCCAGGTCTTCAACAATACTTTGTAAGTTCAACATACGTTGTTGACTATCACCAATGTATTGGCCAACTTCATCAACTAGAAATGCTAGATGATAATTTGGATCAGGTTGAGATTCGATATATTCATTTACCAATTTAGCAAATGATTCAACGCTTATTGGATAATCCTTACGCATTTGTTCAACGAATCCTTCAGCGTCATCTTCTGAAAGATATCCAATTTCAACCAATGTATTTTTTATTGTTCCTTTAATAAAAGCAAAACTACTCCTTATCTCAATCCAATCACGATTTTGCTTATCCAGCTCTTTGAATTTTTCTTGAAACTTGTCATACATTCCTTGATTTTTAAGACCACGTTCCATATCAGCAAGCCAAAAGTCCTCACCGATTAAGCCCTGATGTTCATTGAATACTTGTAGAAAAACATTTAAGATTGCATCTTTTTGTTCTTTGTTGCCATTCTTGGCTTTTGAATCAATGTTGAACAACATGACATCATTTTGATTAGCAGCTGTCTTTTCCATGTCATTGATTGTCATTTGATCTTTTATTTTGTTGTCATCTTTAAAGTAGTCAATGGCATTCTTACCAGAAACTTCACGGTTCTCAAGTAGATAAGATAAAATTTTAAGGAAGTGAGATTTACCAGAACCGAAGAAACCGGAAATCCAAACACCCATATTAGGAGTGTCATTCCCGATACTTGCCGCATATGCTTTGAAGAAATCACTAAAGTGTCTTTCCAACTCATTAGTAACTACGTATTCTTCTAATTCCTGTTTAATATTGGAATCTTGATCATCACCAATTGTGATAACACCTTTGATATCACGATTGATAGGTTTCGCGAATATATCTTTAATTTGCATGATTTTCCCCTTTATTAATCAATCTGAAATGCTCTGTAGTAGTTATCCTCAATGGCTTCACCAAACATACTTAGGTTGAGACTATTATATTTCCCGGGATAAAATAGCACAACTGGAACGTCGTCAATAATCTGATGCATTGAATTCAATATCTTGTGTGCTCTAATCAATGGAAAAATTTCCCCAATTCCAGTAACAAAGATGACAACATCCTTATCAGGAATATGGTCCTTCATATATTTAACAAACATATTCTCTGAATCAGTCATTTCAAGTGCATTATTCAATTGTTCAATCAAATATGACATCCCTTCATCAGATTCCATTTCCAGAACATCATCTTTGATTCCCATATCATCGAGAATCTTCCACATAATGTCATAAACATTAAATTCCAAAATATCGACACCGACAGTCTCGTGGTTTAACTGACTTTCAATACTTTTGACTTCTTCCCTAACCTGTAGTTCATCTTCAGCATCATATGCCAAAATATAATACGAAACTTCATTTGAAAGTCCCCTACTATGTTGGAAGTCACTGTCTTTAATCTTTTGCCTTAAATGGTTTAACTTATCGTTTGTACTTGACATACTATCTCCCTGTCAATGAAGCCAATTGTCTAAATTGTTTTTTCTCTTGAAGCAGATCTTCAAGTCTAAAATCTAAAAATGGACGAACAATTTCGTCGTAAGAACCCTTGTCAATCATCAATCCAGCATTACGATTAAATGTTTTAAATAATCCAGTTAATCGGGTAATAGTTTGATCTGACCAATTTGCAACTTGATCACTTTCCACTTGCTTCCTTGTAAAGAAAGCCTCAATTTCATAATCATGTAGCATAGAATCACCAAGCATGATTTCTTCGCGAAATACTTCATACATGAATTCGTCAAACAACTTATCCATAAGCATAATGGAAATTATATTTACTAGTTTCTTATTAGAAACATCGAGACTAGGATAAAGCTCAAGATAGTCGTCATCCAAACTACCAATACGTCTTTTCAATGTCCGATATGTATCAATACTTCGAGCTTCAGTTTTCTGTTGAAAGCAATTATCCTCAACAGCCATTTTCCGAATTTCAGCATCAGTGAAATCGTCATTCAAAAAATCAATATATAAAGTAAATTCATCTTGCCAAAAACTATGAGAAATCATATTTGCGCTATATTCTGGCATGCAATTACCACTTTTCCGCAAAATCTATTTGCTATTACTAACAAGTATATTAGAAATATATAGCAATTGCGAAATAATTCCAGATGATCTGACAACAAACTTGTCTAATATTAATTTTAACTTAAACTAGATCTCACTGGTGTTACGTTTTCATGATATTTTCTTACATACTTTGACTCAATCTATTGACAATTCATTCGGTACCGAAGTATACTCATTCATGAAATATATTTCGGTACCGAATGTTTTTTACTATTTGTAGAAAAGAGGAAATTATATGACTGAACTTACAGATGATTTAATGAAGCAATTACACTTCATCAGCAAAGCTAGTAATCAATATATGCACCAAAATAAGCAACGTTTGACTGGACAACAACGTGTCCTATCGATTCTCAATCTTGAGGACAATTTGTCTCAAAGTTATCTTCAAGAAGTATTGGACTTGCGTCCTAGCTCTCTTGCTGAGCTTTTGAAGAAGTTGGAGGACAAGGGTGACATTACTCGTAGTGAGGCTCCGGATGACAAGCGTATCAAGCGTGTTAGTTTAACTGACCAAGGTCGCAAAGCTGCACAGGAGAATGCGTCATTTAAAGATGCTGATGTCACGGAAAAATTTTTCGAAGGATTATCTGATGTTGACCAACAACAATTGAAGGATAACCTGGAAAAAATTTCAGCCGGCTGGGACGATGAGTTCAAGCAACAAGCTGACAGTTTCGTAGACCCTATGGATCGGTTCGAGGCCATGCAAAAGATGCGCGACGACATCATGGCGAAATACGGCGACAATTTCGAAGACATGTCACCCGAGGACATGAAAGCCATGCGCAAGGAAATGAAGGAAAAGATGAGTAAAATGGGCATCCACCACCACGGACCAATGATGGGCGGAATGCACCACATGCGCGGCTGCGGCCCAAGAGGAATGGGACACGCCGACTTCAGATTCGGCAACATGTTCTAACCGCAACAAACAACATACACATTTCAAACAAAAATCCCCTTACCAAGAAATGAAGCAAATCTTCATCTCAAAGTAAGGGGATCTTTTATTTCCATATAATCACGCACGAGCGAAAGCTCGTACGCACCATGGCACTTACAAACAAAATAGTTAAAGCATTTTAAAAGTGAATCTCAATAAAGTATTAACAAAAATAAATAACACAAGTATAAAAGTGAACCTCCACCCCACACAAAAAATGATGGAATTTTGGTCCCCCAGCCTGGAGGTAAAGTCCGCCGGTGGCTCAGCCGTGGAATTTGCGTTAGCCTGCCATGGGGCAGGGTTAGGCAAAATGCGAGTTTTGAGATTTTTCGGTCTGTGACATCCTTGGCTGTTCGTTGGCGTAGCCAACTATATGACTGTTGCGCACGAGCTTTAGCTCGTACGTTCCTACTAAAAATCGCATCACAGCGTTCCAGCCACCGCCGGACTTTACCGGAAGGCGGCAGTGAACCACATAAAAAAATCACATCCGAAAACTACTAATATCCAATCTACGATTAACTTCAAACATAACAACCCCACCAATAACCATAGACAACAACTCACCAGCACAAATACTAAGATAGCTAACCCAAAACGGAGTCTTAAAAGCAATATACAACTCGCCCGCCACAGTAAACATAGAAAGCGCAAAAACCACAGCCATAATAACAAACTTAACCCTCAAATCCTTAGTAAAACGGCATAACCAAAGAATAAAGAACAAAACTATCAGAGTAGAAATTGTCCCAATTGGAACATCTAAAGTCCAAGTTGGTGACATAAAATTAGACAAAAAAACACCAAGTGTGACTCCCCAAACATATCGCTTCTTAAACAGCACTAGATAGTTGAACATTTCGGACAAACGAACCTGAATTGGTCCATAAGCAAAAGGTTGAATTATCATCGTTACCGCCACATACATGGCCGCAATGACAGCTGTACTCACAATAGTTTTCACAGTCGAACTTGATGTTCTAGAAATATTTTTCATTATTAGCTCCTTTATGGCAATCGCCACTAAATAACTACGATCAAAGGAAATAAGTATCGCAGTGATGCATTTTGCACCTCAGTACATTCTACTTGGCAGTCCAACCGCCGTCAATTGGAATCACGCTGCCATGAATATAATCAGCACGTGAACTAGCCAAAAATAGCGTCAACTCAGCAACTTCTTCAGGTTTCGCCCAACGTTTGGCTGGAGTCTGATCAGCAACCCATTTAGCCATCTTGCCGTCACCAGCAAAATCGGCAGCGTTCATCGGCGTATCAATTGCGCCCGGAGCAATACAGTTAGCACGAATTCCCCGAGCAGCGTAATCAATATCCAACTGTTTTGTCATACCAATCACCGCATGCTTGGCAGCAGTGTACGCAACACCGCCACCCCCAGCAACTAGACCAGCAATCGATGCCATGTTGACGAAAACACCGTGTTTCTGCTTCAACATCAACGGCAAAGTCGCTTTTATTAATAAAAATTGACTAGTTAAATCTGTTTGAATAGTGTCATTCCACTGTTCAATCGAAGTGTCCATTACTGGGCGATAATCATCCAGCACACCGGCAGTGTTACAGACGATATC encodes:
- a CDS encoding tyrosine-type recombinase/integrase, giving the protein MVSYQKRGNVWQYEISYKDVDGKYKKLRKSGFIKKSEAVMAASLLQSTHPNLYTVRSGDETLVSYFDRWINVYKKGKVSEITYNKYQNTSQHASELFGNLKLKEITKLIYQKKLNEFGKTHARRTVSCLHKQLRACILDAIDERIIVSDPTRKAVIVGIDPPKKLKSLNYNQWKKLVSNLNTNRSAEMIIYIACVTGMRYGEIVGLTVNDFNYSRSTLHINKTWDYKYKTGFKKTKTKSSNREIIIDKSSANKLRQYIRKSNLTSDDLLFMDSKKHVMVSAEINKVLTGKLKDLKIPRITFHGLRHTHASILLYKGVSTLSVSRRLGHSSVSTTQSTYLHIIKELEYQDQDKIISILNIDND
- the pglX gene encoding BREX-1 system adenine-specific DNA-methyltransferase PglX: MDKTAIKNFAIKARNTLIEDINLKTSILGIDENGISEKLPTSTNEIEYYIDDQNPITGSDIRKRQKLVNELNKRSKKNDFKTAYNDLVEEIAYTWFNRIIAIRFMEVNDYLPSRTRVLSSSSNRNEPDIMINPVELEDYLGRFSDEERSLISKAQDTEMPVDMDNLYQMLFIKQANALNKILPYLFEKTNDYAELLFTPSYHDGVIKSLIDDVSEDDFNVDVGGQVEIIGWLYQYYNDEPHDRVVNILGGAVKKADIPAATQLFTTDWVVRYMVDNSLGKYWLERNPDSNLKSELKYLLPSEIKSETNNIDIEDIKLIDNAMGSSHILVYAFDVFMKIYLEQGYSERDAAILILTKNLFGLEIDKRAYQLTYFALMMKARQFNRRLFRNEIITPNVYEFEDSDNISDELVDSLPDDVQLDTSELIELFSNAKELGSIIKIEKNYDFEKISKEVSEVKSEGLDVFGIQESKVNLLNLINIAKTMSQKYDVATTNPPYMNKMDKELKKYVKKYYADYSGDMFSIFIYLNSNLVKPGGYSAYMTPFVWMFIKTYENLRNYIVKNKEISSLIQMEYSAFEEATVPINTFVLKNVPNEEKGTYIKLSDFKGGMEVQKNKVLEAISDPNCNYVYRTNQANFEKIPGIPISYWASDSDIMIFKKNTPLSKESSVKKGMITGNNSFFLRYWYEVALSNIAFGISSLRELENREYLPINKGGKFRKWFGNHENIIKFDSKSYQMITQNNGHRASDFYLHSSITWTKITSGKISFRYSENGYINNDASMSIFNDDRYNLYTQLAILNSKVSDRFLGLLNESMNYTAGDVSRIPILKLNDSINDKVREISKRTIEISKFDWNSQENSFNYYGTPLVSFIADEKRTQVDGKLRNAFNIWKQEAQERFDQLKSNEEELNKIFIDLYGLQDELTPEVDDKDVSVRLADEVRDIKAFLSYFIGVTFGRYSLDQDGIAFAGGEWSDDKYQSYKPNEDNLIVLTDDNYFNDQRDIINRLKEFLSVTFGAYTVDENLNYIASIIGKKADSDEDSIRRYFVEDFFKDHNKIYQKRPIYWELTSGKNNGFNALMYLHRYDDNEMAMIRTNYLHPLQGLYESRLDQINKISDTETVAKEKKKLEKQVKHLSLQLEELKKYDPLIQHIANQKVELDLDDGVKVNYEKLQCGEKILTKIS
- the brxC gene encoding BREX system P-loop protein BrxC, with protein sequence MQIKDIFAKPINRDIKGVITIGDDQDSNIKQELEEYVVTNELERHFSDFFKAYAASIGNDTPNMGVWISGFFGSGKSHFLKILSYLLENREVSGKNAIDYFKDDNKIKDQMTINDMEKTAANQNDVMLFNIDSKAKNGNKEQKDAILNVFLQVFNEHQGLIGEDFWLADMERGLKNQGMYDKFQEKFKELDKQNRDWIEIRSSFAFIKGTIKNTLVEIGYLSEDDAEGFVEQMRKDYPISVESFAKLVNEYIESQPDPNYHLAFLVDEVGQYIGDSQQRMLNLQSIVEDLGTYTHGRAWVIVTSQQAIDQVTDNINGQDFSKIQGRFKTRIAMSSANVDEVIRKRLLEKTPESEQLLKNDFDNDQHTINNLISFDGEVERKKFSDDKSYADVYPFVPYQFELLQDTLTAIRENGSDGKHLANGERSMLAVFQESAQQLEERDTRTLVPFSIFFNGLDQFLDHTHKIVITRAGDNDYINPTKESNPFPVQVLKTLFMVKYVSNFDATLNNVVTLMIDSIDTDRIELENKVKEALRILMSQELVEKTTHGYEFLTDAEQDISKQISKQNIDSSDVSKAIGEFVFANSNINKKYTYPKLGGQYTFNFNQYVDDYPIGNPNHEMSIKVNTLDSESNRDEIELRRLSQSPDDPQIIIDMPADGEYAENYKQYLKIRSFLMDPSQLSSDERSQRIIDLKRVELRTLQQNANDELINSLEDADIYVNGNKVETKGGFSKRLEDAENKLIDEIYRKLNYIDAIKSDKDVVSLFKQDGGMNVKTSENIQALKSVQEKINFDYNGHNKVSYKTIIDRFAGIPYGYREIDTIWLVAKLFADAKLKVYVNGEPININDANSANQTANYFLKKQNITKVQLEPRSEISQTKKNDLKEVAKEAFTKKSFSSDEDDVIVREFKQTLKNRLDLVQGYMHENSALDSGYSYPGLDLLGQGETLIKSLLARKDTDEFYDFVSKNRDDFLDWNEDLESFGISEFYANGNMKKIWTDAQQKVQIYRGSKEFIVGDELSQIVDKINKIIDSNKPTGKVQDLKALSEEFNDVYNKEFDSILLEEEKQIDVERTDTLDYANSNSLLDQFKEEIDKTFDQFIANAKSAQTLNELCIIPNHANVTKERILQSIDRTVAQKKAEKEKQQVTNTSSDTNPSQDDKKPGNGDNEEIHEDQPVPTPVVEVHVPKHVSLQQLAIGRSWDLKTEADVDEKLAQLKKELMEQIKNNDSIKLDL